The Narcine bancroftii isolate sNarBan1 chromosome 8, sNarBan1.hap1, whole genome shotgun sequence region TGGAATAAAGGGACCACATTTAAAATGGCAGTAGGCCAGCAGAGAATGGGACACCAGGTTTACTTGGTCACACTGGCAGAGTTTTTTGGCACGTTATTACATAGATATAAAAATGTATCAGCAAGTAATGAAAGGTATTTtcaaggtgacttaatagaagtctaaatttaaattttaaaagtttatattTACCAGTAAagtctgcaagattctgagaggtagaTAAGGTAGATAGCCAGCATCTTTAGGTAGCAACCACCAGAGGACATACGTacaaagggaggaaagttgaggggagacatcaggggtaacttgtttttttaaaataaacacagaGAATTGtaaatgcctggaatgccttgacaaGGGTGGCAGTGGAGGCTAGAACATTAGGGGCAAGactcttagaaaggcacatggattaattggagggttacaaagtaggaagggtttcatttttttaaggcaggaatatataggtctgcacaacatcgagggtcaaAGTGTTATAGGTTTTAAGCTTCATGCTAAGGTGGTTTCCTTGGGATAGATAGTGACAGAATGGGCCATAGATGACTCTTTGTTTTGAAGTTGCTCGATTATGGATCTTTGCTGAGCTTTGACAAACAGAACAGGCAAGTTAGGTGAAAATGCTGATTGCTGCAATCTTCCCCAGCTGTTGTCCCTTCAGCAAGATTTTTCAGGGGAGGTGTTTTCTGTGTTCCCTTCAGAAGTGACCAGTTCTGCAATAATAAAGTTGTTTCTCTCTTCATTCTGCCAaacctttcccccagctcaccGCACAACTTTCTCTCTGTAGCTCATCACATCAGCTACCCAAGCTTTACCCCAACAGAGATAGATGCACCTTTCGtcctttgttacgagcccagaggaccccaaaacccagcagcaatcgatattcaccaagacaaatggttacttaaacaaaagttgcttttaattatcttcaagtaTGAAAACAGGATCgcactttatcttatcactatcgacttaactaacctaacttaacccccttctaattctaagcacacgttcagaaaagttctttggttcagttcaatctcactcctccaagttcactggttgcaggcaattcttatactgtgcacagaatttaacatttataaagttcaccaggatttggtgcttaaaaagataaatggttaccgctcaggaaggttcttgtcggttgtcagaagagatttgttgttcgctggacacccagtCACTTCAGagccttgccaaagaaacttgccccctcagggctctccagatgataatttctttcaggtcaccacagagttcctttttgttttgcttATTTCAAGTAtttcagccagtcctctcctcttgcatgaatcacaagggctttgaccaggctgaactaagcactcgcaacctgtcttccaaatggggttttccacaatcttgccagcttgtcctattccagtcccagctgctgttgctgactgtaatactgtagaagtgatctctgtatctctctctctctctgtatctctctctctgtctgtctgtctctctcaaagcctgtttcattctctctctgctttcaaaaccacatgaccctcctagaacagcaagttccactccagacagaaggtggctccgacaagctctttcatctgttgcctttttgtaaccaacaatccattagtgaagtctcttgggcattctccaaatctCTTGCAAATATGtcttagcattagcagagctccagtctttcaaataagatctgttttaaagtgtttgtatgtgacccatACTAACAAAATTTTTTCAATTCagttcccaaaaacatatccatatactctgtcacaccatccTCTCTACTTGTTTTCGACATTTTCTTGTTCTGATAACAAGTCTTTggctttaaccctttggactatgTGTCCCAGTTTTatgggactaccaacaagcataTGCACTCTGTGTCCTgattttctgggactggttttacCTGTATAACaaaccaccagctggtttgtaaagtgtatctttgcaaagtttggggtaaAAACAGCTGCTTCACCAAGTTCAACAAGAAAAAGCTCTGGAAGCAAAGGTAAGGACATTCAAAATACTTGCACGAGTATCTTGGACTATGTAGAGTATGAACAGGACAGTGATTGTTCATAGATAATGTGGTGTCAGTGACTGAACAGATCAACTAACTCTGGTTTACCCACAAACCCAGTCCAGAGTGTATATTGTTAAAAAAGTAGCCAGACTCCAAAGGGTCTCAATGCTGACTGATTGGCAGTTAGATTCTAGCATTTACTGTttaaatttcaaaagggctgTGTGGCCTccctttattctttggcttggcttcacggacgaagatttatggaggggtattgtccacatcagctgcaggctcattggtgactgacaagtccgatgcggggcaggcagacacggttgcagcggttgcaggggaaaattggtgggttggggttgggtgttgggtttttcctcctttgccttttgtcagtgaggtgggctctgcggtcttcttcaaaggaggttgcagcctccCTCTATTACTCAAACACCAAATGACCAGCAGGGGGTCAGATTAAGGCCATCACATTAACAGTTCAGAAAATCAATTTGCCCCAGGCACCAACGTGATGTCAGTCAAAGAGAAAGTGATACTAGTTCTGTACATCATAGGAATGGCCACATCAGCATCATCTGGAACCCTGCTCTGGGGCCTGCTTGTCTACTACTGCATTTGCTGGACCATCCTTCTCAAGATTTTAACAGCTGCAGTCAAAATGTCCAATTTTTAGTGGGGTATAAATGGCCATTTCTCACCAGTAACTTCCACTCATCCATCTGCTCATCCTattttaggaaggatgtcattaaaactggaaagggtgcagaaaacatTCAGGAAGAATGTTGCCGGGACAGGAGAgtttaggctttttcaggtgcattctacactaagaatgcgcctgaagaagcagaagcggccctttaaattgctgttcaggtggcagcgtttaaagcacaacgctggccacctgaaggacccAGCTGCAGAGGATGTGGCTCTGAGCACACTTGGCTCCTGCCCAGGGTCAGCTGCAATCAgaagcctgaccctttaacatctggTTTCagtcagctgcattcaggtggctgggggagccactgagctgagctgattatccctctcggaggaaggTTACGTAGCTTGCCTCAAGAGTGCCTCCTACACATTcaagtggcctcaaaacagctgcatattgcctaaacatgcggctttaatgcggggcaattggcctcCTGAAAGTGCCTACTGAGTTACAAGGAGGTTGGATGGGCTGCAACTTCTTTCATGGAGCAGAGGTTGAAGGGTGACCTTAGAGAGGGAGGCAAAATCTCAATGGGAATAGAGAAGATAAATGACCAGTCTTCTTCCCCCCCTTTAACTCTTTCAGGGAAAGAGTTAAAACAGACCTGGGGGGGTGGTGGCAACATTTTCCACACAAGGGATTACTGGGACTTATGAAAAAAATTGTATAATGAACAGAGATCAACTTTATGAACAACATCATAATCAATTTTCAGAATTTAACATATCATCTCCCTCATGCATTGTCCAACATGGCCAGTGCAGCCACTATAGATTAGTGGACGCTTGGTCTGTCCACCTCTCCTACTGTTGGCAATGTTAATAGTGATGGAAGATGCTAAATGAGGTTAAAATAAGGGCAGGCATAGAGGACCCAGGATCCTTTGCTCTAAAGAGCAGAATGTTTGCTTGGCCTAACCTTTACAGACACCACCAGATTTACTGCAAGGGAAATGGTCTGTAGTGTTGTTCTGAGGTGATCAGAGACCAATGGTCAGAAGCTAGTGCTTGTACACATTACTCAGAAAATGCATCTGAGCCAGTGGGACAAGGAAAGTCTgccttttttttcaaaattgtgaCGATCACATTATCATAAATTGGTATGATCTGACACCAATAGTAGTTTGCTGACTACAATATTATTGTGATGGGAAATCCATTGAACCCAAACGGGAAATTCTCTGCCCCACATTATATCAATACAGAGGATCCTGTCTTGCAGAACCTTTTCAGACCTGCAGAACCAACTCAAGGGGCCCCTAACCAGGACCAAGCCCCATGACTTTTGGCAAGTGGCTATCCTGGAGTCACCTGACATTCGGCCAAGTTCCTGCAAACATCTGGATCTCTTGCTCGTAAGATGATGCccccttgcatttttatactaGGTTTTCCCTGTATCCTCTACTTTGTCTTTGCAACACTAGACCCTGCCCTCTTTCACCGACTGGGACATGACACCTCCACTCTTATACTGCACTACCTGCTGCAAGAGTTGCCGTTATTTGGATAGCACTCACAAAGTTTTGTACTGATCTCCAAATTCTAAAGGTCAAAACACACACAAAGTgactgaggtttttttttccagttgcacaaagaagcagaagaaaccaTCTCAAAAGATATGTGGACATCAAATGCAATTTTATTGACATAATCACACATGTTGAAAGGATGAAGGCAGTGCTCCAAAGCAGCGCCGGCTCAGTGCACCTCACTGTCACTCACCACTGTTTGGCCCTATCTCAAAAGCATCACTTCAGTTGGAAACAGAGGGCATCCATACTGGTCATTGTTCTTTTGCCAGTCCATAGGAGCGATCGCTGCAAACTGATGCTCCTCCAGGACAATGATGCCAAGTGAACAATAAATGCCATGTATCCCTCAGGAGGTTTCTGACTGCTTTGCCTTCTGGTTGTGGGCTGATGTTGTGCAGTGGGTCGTAATCTTGGTTGAGCCAAGAAACAGGTCCTGTTCAGTCAAATAAGCTTGGCTGATGGATACTCCATGATGTCATCCTCTGGACGTGGTCCAAACTCAGGTGGATGTAAAGGATTCCCCAAACATTTATTTCACAGTCTATTGATATCATTCAGCCCACATCAAAGTGAAACACATCGTCAGTTATTTCCTGCTGCGCACTTGCACAAGCTCCCATTTACACCTCCATCTACCTTCTGCCCGTGGGGCATTCGTGTTCTTTTCAAAGCAGCACTGTTGCACGTGGAGTAGGTGGATAATGCTTCTGGATCAGCAGAATAAAAGTACCCAGGAACATTTCATCAGGGCAATTCACGATATTCAGAAATCAATTTGAATTTGCCGAACAATACACAGATGTACCATGTACTTTTGactgtttcaggcagttctgaGCAGCAAAACGTCTTACAAAGGAACACCAACATGTCACATCCAGGGGAAGCTAAGTATCTCAAGACGAGGATGCTGCAAGATGAGGTCAGACCTGTCCAACAATCAATATTGTTTGCTTCGGTGGATGCAAAATATCCTATGGCACTATTTACAGAGATTGGGAGTACTTAAAAACATCCAGTCCTGACGTTTACATTACCTCCTGTCCTTAATGAGTGCACGGTCAGCCAGGACAAGCCTCATCAAGCTTGCAATCTCATGACTGACAATCCAACAGGGAAATGTGCACATTTCCACCagatgctctggcttcctcccacatcccgaACAAACAATGTGCAGCTTCAGAAGGTTAACTGGCCATTGTAAACTATCCAGAGTGTGTAGGTGGATGATAAAACTGGATAAATAGGATAGGTGACAGAGAAAATAACTGGTGATTGAGATCACTCTGAATGCCAATTccgatgggctgaatgacatCCCATCAGAGGGAAACATGGCCAAATGGAAAAAAGACAAATGCTTTCATGTTGATCTGAGAGCGAATTGGAGAAGCTGGGATGGAACTGATAATTCAATGCAATCTGGTCCGGAAGGATGCCGCAACAATTCTCTCAGAGCACCTCTGCTGATGTACTCCATTGGCAGGGAGACAGTAATTATAGTCTCCCCCTCAGTAACAGCGGTGTATCACCCAAATGTCATTGTTTATGCATATTTGATCAATAATGTAGAGTCACCATCAGCCAATGCTGGAGTTGTGGACCATTTAACTTCAAACCATAGCAATATCCACttcatatattaaaaagaaattgaGTGATTTAAATGGATTTGGGAAAATTAAGTGAAGAACACAAAGTTGGTTGAGAGGCACGCTGGGATAAATGGTCCATTGCAAGTGGGCTGAGCACCAGTCAACTGAGAAATACCCAAAACAGAACATTCTGGAAACACTCTGCAGGTCAGAGATAGAAGGGTAACGATTCAAATCAAACCCCTTCATTGGCCACAATGACCTGCTCTGCTTGAACCAGCACTGACCAAATAAGATCACCAAATGTGGGTGTTATACAAGGTGTTCAGCAAAACGTTGACAAATTCCTTGTACATCCttgattcttttcaaaattgctgCCAGTCTCAAGAAACAATGTCAAGTCCAATCCAAGAATAAAACTCCCAGGCACATTGTCCACCCTCTCCCTACCCTTCTCCCACTCCTCAACAGAAGACAAACATTATGCTGGACTGAGACACACCAGTCTTCATTTCTCCTTGAGGCCGAGCTTGACTTTGACCAAGTGCCTCATGTAAACCATGGTGACGATGCTGGAGGAAACAATCACGACGAAACAGACCAGCACAGGCCAGGAGTCTCTGTGCCACGTCTGATAGAAGTGCTGCCTCTGCTTATAATCCAAGTGAACGGCTTCCAGTTGGACAAAGGTGCAGAGGACCATGAAGGCGTGGAAAATCTGATGCCCCTGCAGGAAAATATCGCACTTTCCTGCGAACCACTTCTCTGGGTGAGGACAAGAGAAAAAGTAAGCACTTAGGAGGAAGAAGATGATCTGGCATTCATGGTACCAAATGGAGGAGTCAGTGCAGGAGGAGGAATAGCAGCTGTATATGCGATGCACCACAGGACTAATGTCCAGGGCATAGGCCAGCCCTGCTGGGACTATCTGGTAGAGTTTCCGAGACCAGGGGTGTAGGACCTTGGCATTGGATTTTGCATAGCAGCATCCTATGCAGGACAACCATGCCAACAGGGTAGCCATGGGGAGGTAGAATGCTTTGATGATGTGGTACCATTCTTCTTCAATGGAATAGTAATAGTGGACCAATGCACTCGCATACTGATAGACAGCCACACCAACGTAGTCCACGAAGAAAAAGGAATAATGGGCAAATTCAGAGCGAGCTTGCAAGAGGTGGGCCAGGGAGCTGCAGGTCAAGTAGTTGATGGCAGATACGAGGAGGATCAGCAGTGGCCATGTGTGCCGATCTGACCAGAAGTCCATCGTCTGGGAGAACTCCTGCAGTTTGAGTAGGACAATCAGAGCAGCAAAAAGATGGGACCACACGTTGACAGACTCGTTGTGCCGCAGGAACAAGGTGAAGAAGTAGTAGCGCCAGCTTTGCCTCACCGGCCTGTAGCCAGAGTGGATGTACGGTTCCCGGAATATCTGCGGCACCTCCCAGTCTTTCACGGTGCATGGCAGGCTGGGAATGGACTGCTCCACCAGGCTCGGGATCTGACGAATCTGCTGGATGTTGATGAAGAGTCTGCCAATCTGCTCCATCACAACCGTTGTCATGGCGTCACTGAGGGGCTCTTAAATACACAGATATCTAGAATTTCAGAACAAAATAGAAAGAAAGATTCAAGGAATGTCCCATCATTGAACTCAAAATATatagttatccagaattcaagcaaccagcaaaaataaaatgaaagtaaataagatcaaataaaattttaaacaagTTTAAAATCGTAAATGTAAATTGATGAGATGGGAGCAATGATTCAGCCAGCGAAGTCTCCCCAGTTTTCCCcacccgcagcagctgtttgaataaaatttcaataaagttgtgtttgaataaagtggCGGCGCCCGGGATAAAGAGCTGGCTGATGCCGCTCAGCGCTGGGgcaagtctttatctttattagtgttaagaatattagtaaggctttatctgtaaacttggaggggggggggggtttaattatgtcagaagcacggttagtgcaacgctgttatagcaccagtgaatggggttcaaatttaaatattgaaagttacgggaattacctgattaaagtgaacttaaaCATAATTAGGGTTAGGGTCAGAACCGCTGTATTGGCAGCTCTGCCACTGGTGCCGATCCACAGGGAACAAACAGGGATTCAGTGCTCCTGTGGAGTCTAGCCACCCAGTCAACTCCCGTCGGTTCCACAGGGGCTTTGAACGTCCTGTTgagggagccaacagtggttttattAGAGATCCCACCACCTTGggggtctgcacccaaaatgGTGATACTCATTAATCAACAGCAACCACGAGggatgcagactctggggaagcgggaggactggtgcagggcaacaATGCctgaggagaagcagaagagtcgACCCACTGGACTGTGACCACtgaggtggaccagtgagggggctgtgGCGGGATGCTGGCGActtgaggaacccatggaagctgtgagctgctggagactgccttcAGGAGACGTGCgccgggctgtggactgctgaagACTGGGTCAAACTGgccggaggggtaccaggtatcggaaccgggatgagAGGAAGCGCTGAGAGCAGGAAGAGGTCCCTGACTGTGTTGaaggttcgaatctggagctcaggctgccaatggttttaACTGGATTCTGGGTGGCCGCGGACGCAGTGGTGGCGAATCTACAAACCCTCGGtgactctgtgggggggggggggggggaacgactcttttttgcttctccttctctgtagAAAATGGAAGAGGTGACTAGGCGATTTCTGTCAGTGGCAAATTGGTCTGACTTAAGCAGACAAAAGGGAATTTCACATAATAGGACACCGTTTTATTactatttttttaattactttatattttgcaccatcttttgtcttttaaactgtttattctaaatgctggtgtattagttaggcattctaGAAGTGAgtcttaagcaaccagaaaatttgcacatCCTGCATCTACCAATCTTGTAGATGCTGGATTCCGGGGTTTTAACTGTATAAGCGAGCAGCCATGGACCTTTATCAAATCCATCTGTAAAACTCTGCTGGTGACGCAGTCTCACTGTGCCCCACAGAGTGAGTGTCAGCTACACTTCTGACCTCAGGTTTATGGAGCAAGCCCAGCAATTAGGGCATTACTTCAGCTGTTTCCCCCATTTTCAGAAGCAAACTCATATCAAAAAACTGGATAAAGGACTCAGTACAGATCAGTTAAGGTCAACAACACtcatcacattttttttaaatataaatatgcaaaagtgctggagaaaaatcAGacttggctcaggcccaaaaatggGCTATATAGTTTTACTATAAaatatgctgcatgacctgctgagtttctccagcatttttgtgcattaaacTACAATCTCAAGAGTCTGAAGAGCTTCTTCATTAACAACATGCATCTTATTATCATGTCTTTggcattaaacatttaaaaaacttaaatagctctatcaaatatTTGTTGTCTCTTTCTGAGTGTCAGATTTGAGGGgaatgaaacacggaagtctgcagacgctgtaactgtagcaaaaaatgcacagaaacgctggaggaactcagccggtcttgcagcatccattggaggtaaagatacattatcaACGTTACAGGCCTGATCTCTTCTTCAGGGTACAAATTCCTCCGTCTGATGCCAGTCAGGACCACCTAATTTCAGCATCTACTATATTACAGCCACCTGCCAGTCACTGGGAACTTGAAGAGACAAGCCTCCAAAAATGACCCCCAGATAACAGTGTTAGGCTTTCGCAGCAAGATAGGGACTTCTGATGGGAGTCTTTTAAAAATTGCTAATATTATGGGAGCCAACATATACACTTCACCGTTTTACTTCGTCTGGTTAAAAAAGGGTCCTGATGAAACCATTCAGGCTGGTCATAGCTATTCTGGGATCTGGTTATCAAACATTTCTCTGGAAATGAAACAATAGTATTGAAGTGACGATAAGCCTCTCTCACTCACAAAGGATTGCCTATCAACACTTCCCAGTCACTTTCAATTCAAAAAACAAAATCTTTTATGGAATCAAAAGGAAATTATGAGAAAAttccccctttttaaaaaaaaatatcaaacaaCAAAGCCAAGCTCAGGGGTTTTGGACTTGTCAGGCCGTACAGCCAAAAATCACCTACTTCCCCACATTAACCCTCACTCTTcatcagtggagagggtcaagatctacaaatttctgggtgtcaacatctctgaggatctgtcctggaacctccatgtcctTGGGGTGATACCACGGTCAtgctatttgttccatttgtactcGCTCTGTGAgtatggctggcctgcctccCTGACTAATCCTGTGGCTCCTTCCCTTAGAACTCCAGGTGGTTAAGCCCAAGACCCTCCTCCAGTACGAACCCTGGAATCAGGCCAGCAACACAAGTCTTATGGGAATGAAAGCCTGTAGTCGGGTAACTTCCAGTCTTGTGAAGTTATTGatagcatatcaattttattcccataatttattttaaaattcaactTGTCCATTGTAGTTGCTGAGGCTGGACAAGCAAGACGCCGATCCACAATTACCTGAAGCCCCAAAGCGATTCAAGCTCTGGCTACACTGTTTCAACGACTTTCTGCAAGGCTCCTTTTGAGTCGTGGGGATCCGACGACAACAAGCTGCATCTACAACGATAGAGGGTCGGCCACCTTGCCTACACAGTGATCAGAGGCTGCACTATGTACAAGGAGGCAatgaacaagctccaaaaccagtGCATGCCTAGGACAAATGAAGTCAACACAAGACATCTCTTGGCCATTTACAAGCAGCAACCTGGTGAGCCCCTTGAAGGATACTTTTGGGTCCTGCATGAACTTGGGCGAGCCTGCGGCTGCAGGGACATTACTGCAGATGTCTACACAGACAAGCTTGCCCGGGACGGCTGCTGGAACAGGATGAACCGGCCTTAAAGAGGCCCTTTGAGATATCCAAAACATTGGATGTAGCCCTCCATAATATGGACTCATTCTCCTCTGTCAATGCAGCCATCTCATGGGGGGACACatgcgctgccatcttgggacgtgGGGTCCCAGGCTGCCACCATTCAGAGGTGCCCTGACTCCACTTCAGCCGCTGCTGCCGAATACCCAAAGTGTTACTTCAGCGGCCAACACAAACACCTCCAGAAGCACTGCCCAGTCAAGGAAGCGGTACACTCAGGATGTGGAAAGAAGGGAGACCCATCTCCTTCCCCTAGCAGCACTGCATGTGGGCAGTGGCGGCACGAGGACACTGTTTCCGTCCTGGACCTGGCGCGTGCAGGAGATCCACTGACCACCTAGTGAGCCCCACGACCACGACTGACCACTACATACCCGAGGACCCTACCCCAATCCCCGAACCAGCTGCTCCTACCACCATATCCAACCACCTCATATCCCACTTCCCTACCCTGACCCCCGCCCCAGCTACCCCACCGGACATGCATCACATTACCCAGAAACAGGTAGCTGAGCCACAGGCAGGACTATGGCAGTCCCAGAGACAGAAAAGACCACCAGACctgctgaacttgtgatggacactgaaCCCACTCCATTCacaggacttttttttttaagaggaggtgaatgtggtgagACCACGGTAATGCTATTTATTCCATTTGcactgtctctgtgtgtatggctggcctgTCTCCCTGCTGCCTAACCCCGTAACTCTTCCCCCTTGGAATTCCCTAATAAAGGCGGTTACATCCAAGTCCTTCCTCCAGTACTAACCCTGGAATTGGGCCAGCAACATGAGTGCATGTGCAGTCTTAtgggaataaaagcctgtcatcaGGCAACTTCCAGTCTTTCGAAGTTATcacacgaagaaggctcgccagtagcTGTACTTtgagaggtgcttgaggagattcggtacgtcaccgaagactctcgaaaacttctgcaggtgtaccatgaagatcattctggctggttgcatcactgtctggtatggaggtgctgacgctcagaacaggaaaaaaaactgcagagggttgttaacttggccagcaacatcacgggcaccagacttcacttcatcaagggcatctacatgaggaaGCACTcaatgaaagcagcctctatcctcaaggacccccaccacccacaccatgccttcttcaccctgctaccgtcaggaaaaaggtacaggagcctgaagacgagcgctcagtggcacaagaacagcccctctgccaacagatttctgaatgaactatAAACCACAGAGactacctcactttgtctttttcttctactattttgaaatgtggtttatgtaAACGTTTGCACTGTTACAAAACAACGCATTTCATGACATGTttgtgacaaattctgattcgGTCTTATTTCAAGGCTGTTAGCaggaaaaggaaatgggaaaaacagaAGTCTGTGGAAGATTAGAAAGGCGAGTACAGTTCTGAATTTACAAGTTCACTACAAAGAAAGTGCAGGAAACTGAGCTCTTGCAACACAAAATAAGCACTTGCTCTTAAAGTCAGAAAAAATAGCCATTAAAATGTATTGGATATGAGAATATCTTCACTTGTATGGAATAGTGTTTAACAAATGAGTAGACATGCAATTATTTAAATAACCTGCCATTACAAACCATGTGGATTTTCAAATTCTGCATCTCGAGGTCAAAGAAAAGCATGTTAAGTTTAAGATTTGAGGAAAAAATTTGTTTGACttgctcactccctccctcctgtcGCTCGCActctcccacagtgctttgagAGGAGCGCCGGCCCTTGATGATCGGGCTTATTTCGACGAGCCTGATCATCGAGGCCCATTGCTCCCCTCAAAGCACCGTGGGAGAGAGCAACAGGGAGCGAGCGACAGGAGCTCTGAGCAAATTGATTGAGGCGCGGAGGCCTGAGCCACTCGCTCACTGCCACCTGCACCACATTCAATCTGTTCGCAGAACTGTCAACGTCAAACAAAGCCTAATCAACAAGGCCCTGCGCTCCCCTCAATGcactgtgggagggagggaggaagagtgaaaagagagcgagagagcgcggGCAGgccggaaggagggagagagcgcGGGCAGgccggaaggagggagagagcgcGGGCAGgccggaaggagggagagagcgcGGGCAGgccggaaggagggagagagcgcGGGCAGgccggaaggagggagagagcgcGGGC contains the following coding sequences:
- the paqr7b gene encoding membrane progestin receptor alpha-B; this encodes MTTVVMEQIGRLFINIQQIRQIPSLVEQSIPSLPCTVKDWEVPQIFREPYIHSGYRPVRQSWRYYFFTLFLRHNESVNVWSHLFAALIVLLKLQEFSQTMDFWSDRHTWPLLILLVSAINYLTCSSLAHLLQARSEFAHYSFFFVDYVGVAVYQYASALVHYYYSIEEEWYHIIKAFYLPMATLLAWLSCIGCCYAKSNAKVLHPWSRKLYQIVPAGLAYALDISPVVHRIYSCYSSSCTDSSIWYHECQIIFFLLSAYFFSCPHPEKWFAGKCDIFLQGHQIFHAFMVLCTFVQLEAVHLDYKQRQHFYQTWHRDSWPVLVCFVVIVSSSIVTMVYMRHLVKVKLGLKEK